In Bacteroidales bacterium, one DNA window encodes the following:
- a CDS encoding MBL fold metallo-hydrolase, protein MIAVLIILSVVSLIFLFLINRFNTGQKTIQDEWNSATIKPVEGFGSTKKLEIIPLIDWLTVSDDFIGEPGVSYLIKTDKSTILFDVGFNKAGTIPSPLLKNMKKLDIDISDFDTVFISHNHLDHVGGMKNQKKKTFSLGDDSIDLSNKKIFTPIPMTYQGKNTGCNPEPFVLEDGIVSIGSISNFDFFMGRIDEQAIAVNVEGKGIVIIVGCGHQGLKKIIERTEALFKQPIYGIIGGLHYPVTDSRIKIAGIKMQKFLGTCREPWNPYSISDVAENIAFLKQRKPSIVAVSAHDSCDTSLENFRSAFPTEYRDIIVGKTIEVI, encoded by the coding sequence ATGATTGCTGTTTTAATAATTCTATCTGTAGTATCTTTAATATTCTTATTTTTAATAAATCGTTTTAATACAGGACAAAAAACCATTCAAGACGAGTGGAATTCGGCTACAATAAAACCTGTAGAAGGTTTTGGCAGCACAAAAAAGCTCGAAATAATTCCCTTAATTGATTGGCTGACGGTATCGGATGATTTTATTGGAGAACCCGGAGTATCTTATTTAATAAAAACCGACAAAAGCACTATTTTATTCGATGTAGGATTTAATAAAGCAGGAACTATCCCATCGCCATTACTCAAAAATATGAAAAAGTTAGATATAGATATTAGTGATTTTGACACTGTATTTATTTCTCATAATCATTTAGATCACGTTGGGGGAATGAAAAATCAAAAGAAAAAAACCTTTAGTTTAGGAGATGATTCTATTGATTTAAGTAACAAAAAAATCTTCACTCCTATTCCTATGACCTATCAGGGCAAAAATACCGGATGCAATCCAGAACCTTTTGTTTTAGAAGATGGGATTGTTAGTATTGGATCTATATCGAATTTCGATTTCTTTATGGGACGAATTGATGAACAAGCAATTGCCGTTAATGTGGAAGGCAAAGGTATTGTTATTATTGTGGGCTGTGGTCATCAGGGATTAAAGAAAATTATTGAGCGTACAGAAGCTTTATTTAAACAACCTATTTATGGTATTATAGGTGGATTACATTATCCTGTTACCGATTCCAGAATAAAAATTGCAGGAATAAAAATGCAGAAATTTTTAGGTACTTGTCGAGAACCTTGGAATCCGTACTCTATTAGTGATGTTGCAGAAAATATTGCATTCTTAAAACAAAGAAAACCAAGCATAGTTGCCGTTTCGGCCCACGATAGTTGTGATACAAGTTTAGAAAATTTCCGCTCTGCTTTTCCAACAGAATATAGGGATATTATTGTAGGAAAAACTATTGAAGTAATTTAA